AGCGTCAGCGCGGCCAGCCCGACGCGCAATTCCATCAGCGGGCCGGGCCCGAACTCGGGCACGGCAATGCGCATGAACAGGAAAGAACCGCCCCATACCGCCGCCAGCAGCAGCAGGTCCAGCAAATCGCGACGACGCATGTGTCAGGGTTCCAGTCAGGGTTTGTGCCGGGCGGCGGCACGGGTCAGGATGTTTTTCATCTTGACGCGGTGCGCCAGATAGGCGCAGCCCACTGCCAGCACCGCGCAGAACACCAGGCCGATGCGCACGCCGTCCAGCACCGAGCTGCGCCCGATGAGAATGCCGACCAGCGCCGTGCCGGCCGCGCTGCCGATGGCGCGCGTGGTCTGCACCAGCGCCGACGCTACGCCCAGGTCGCGGCGCTCGCTCAGCATCTGTATGAACAGCGTCAGGTTGGGCAGCAAGAAGCCCAGGGCGCAGCCGTTGACGAAAAACGCCGCCAGGATCCAGGCCGTGGACGTGCCCGGGCCGAACGCCAGCACCATCAGCGAGCCCGCCGCCAGCAGGCCGCCGCCGAACACCATCAGGCGCTGCGGCTCGCTCTGCTTGGGAAACAATTGTCCGTTGATGATGCTGCCCACCGGAATGGCGGCCACCAGCGGCGTCAGCAGCAGGCCGGCCTGGCTGGGGGTGTAGCCCATTTCGGCCTGCAGCAGCAGCGGGCTGTAGAAGATCAGGATGAACATCACCGCGCCCACGGCCAGCCCGGCCAGGTTGAGCAGCTGCGACTCGCGCTGGGCGATGACGCGCAGCGGGAAGATGGGCGAGGCCACCCGCTTTTCGTAGGGCAGCAGCAAGGCAATGGCGGCCACCCCGGCCAGCGCCAGGGCCAGGGCCAGCATGGGGTGCGCGTGGGCGCCGGAGGCAAAGCCCAGTTCCATGGCCGCCAGCGGCGCGCTGACGGCGATGACCAGCAGTACGCTGCCCAGCCAGTCGACCCGCTGCCCGCCTTGCCCGGCGTGCAGCGGCCGGATGCGCGGGAAATAGCGCGCCAGCAGGAACAGCGCCGCCACCGCCGCGATGGGGGATATGAAAAAGGCCGCGCGCCAGCCCAGCGCCTGCGTGGCCGCGCCGCCCAGCAGCGGCCCCACGCCGCTGGCCATGGCAAAGGCGGCGGACACCAGCGCCAGCCAGCGCACCCGTTCTTTGGCGTCGGGGAACAGGTCGGCGGGGGCGGCGAAGGCGGTGGCGATCATCATGCCCCCGCCG
This genomic window from Bordetella petrii contains:
- a CDS encoding MFS transporter; its protein translation is MTTPAAPAPDTSPEPPRSRRDLLMAMAGVSATVVLAAFDSTIVSTTLPRVAEALNGMALYAWVGTGYLLATAASILIFGRLGDLFGRKPLMLLSVSIIALGSIACGLAQSMEQLIAFRTLQGIGGGMMIATAFAAPADLFPDAKERVRWLALVSAAFAMASGVGPLLGGAATQALGWRAAFFISPIAAVAALFLLARYFPRIRPLHAGQGGQRVDWLGSVLLVIAVSAPLAAMELGFASGAHAHPMLALALALAGVAAIALLLPYEKRVASPIFPLRVIAQRESQLLNLAGLAVGAVMFILIFYSPLLLQAEMGYTPSQAGLLLTPLVAAIPVGSIINGQLFPKQSEPQRLMVFGGGLLAAGSLMVLAFGPGTSTAWILAAFFVNGCALGFLLPNLTLFIQMLSERRDLGVASALVQTTRAIGSAAGTALVGILIGRSSVLDGVRIGLVFCAVLAVGCAYLAHRVKMKNILTRAAARHKP